A section of the Tepidanaerobacter syntrophicus genome encodes:
- a CDS encoding HU family DNA-binding protein produces MNKAELISMMAEKSGLTKKDSEKALNAFIEAVEEALAKGDKVQLVGFGTFEVRERSARKGRNPQTGEEIDIPAASVPAFKPGKALKDNINK; encoded by the coding sequence GTGAACAAAGCTGAATTAATTTCTATGATGGCCGAAAAAAGCGGTCTGACGAAAAAGGATTCTGAAAAAGCTCTCAATGCTTTCATTGAAGCAGTTGAAGAAGCTCTCGCGAAAGGCGACAAAGTCCAATTAGTAGGATTCGGAACATTTGAAGTTAGAGAGAGGAGCGCGAGAAAAGGCCGCAATCCTCAAACGGGCGAAGAGATAGACATCCCCGCGGCCAGCGTTCCGGCCTTCAAACCGGGCAAAGCCTTAAAAGATAATATTAATAAGTAG